GCCTCTGATGTGAAAGATTGGGAGAACACTCACATGCCCACTCACCGAGAACAGGCAGAATAGCAGCCATGtcaaaaagaggaagaaaggtaGGATTAAAAACCTAGCTGAGAATAGTAAACATATTTGACGCTAATGATAAACCACTTAAGACAAAACTGTCAATAACACACATTCAGAATTATTCATAGCCTATCAATTCTAGGTGTTTTTTAAAGTAACCACAATAACAAATATTCAAatccaaacaaaacaaaaaataaatatagtTGCTGATTTGAACTTGATATATGTTTGGCTTCCTCGTGAGCCGCAGAAAAAAACAGGAGCCAACACCGTGTCTAAGAAGAGTTCCAGGTAAACGACTCCTGGCACAAgcagaaacacagacatgtattcgacatgcccacacacccacaccacacacacgcacctcttACCTTCTCTCATGTGGTCCTGTGGACACAGCGATGGGGGGCCGGTGGGGGCAGAGCTGGAAGGGACACAGCAGAGGCCTCTTCAGGGTGTGCAGAAGCCAGAGGCAGCTGCTCTCCAGGTCAGACACCAAACAGCCTGTTGTCAATAACACGTGTACATGCATCACGGCCCTTCTTCAAGAGAATGTTTGAATCATCACAACCTAATACTTTAGTCATCAAATGACATGTTTTGGGGGGGAAGTTAAAGTATCCTTACGAGCAGACTCGGGGAATCCTGTCACTTGGACTTGGCATATTGTAAGTGAGACGATACAGTTTCACGAGCAACATTTGTCACCATTTTGAAGTTATGGTTTGCATATTTCTGCAAAGAATGTTCAGCTGAAGAATGAAGATGTATTTGACGAGGACAGACCGCAAGGAAATGTTGAGATTAGAAAGACCAATCATTTCAACATATCTGTACTTGTCCCAGATGGCAAATAAACGTCAACTCTTAAGATTCCCCACCCTAAAACCGcagcctcctcctgtccctccgtCCTAGTGCGACCCTGTCCCCGAGGAACAGAGCAGCGTCACCATGGCAGCCCTGGAGCAGATGACGGGCATCCCAGCCGTCTTGCTCAGGGTGGCCATGAAGTTAATCAGTGAGGTGTGTGAGGAGATGCTGATGGTCCTCAACAGCTACCGAGGAAGAGGCCACCTGGTGGACCTCAACACACTGATCACCGGCCGCAGGGACCCTGACATGCCACCAGCCTTTAAAAGGTAGGTTGGCTGACTGCTTGGTTGGTTGATTGTCCCCCACCCTGATAGATGATTGGTTAGCTGGTTGGTAGGCCGGCTGGCTGGTCATTTGGTTGGATGATTGATTGAAAGGTCGACTTACTATTGACCTACAATCTGTGTTCTATTCAACTGTTTTAGCTGGTGGTCCTTTAAGATGTAGGGTGACTGATTGCTTGGTTGAGAGACATATAAACCGTGTTCTACTCAATTGTAGCCTTGGTTTTTAGGTGGTCTTGCCCCATGAAAAACTGAAGAACCCTTTATTGTTTGAAGTAGCATCTACTTGGTCAAATCTAAGTGTTAAGACATGAATACATTGACCTGTGTGAAGAGAACGGCCAGGCTGGTCAGAGAAGGCGTTGACGCCTTGTGGTCCAATGTGGTCGCTGCGTGTTCTGCACATCATAGCTGAGGTGGTCGTATGCATGTCTATCGCCAGGTGGGAGGACTACACCAAGGACGAGTATGAGATGTTGTTTGGGAGGCTGACTGGGCTGGTCCTGAACCAGGTTCTGGATGTCTTGGCGGCGGAGTGCGGCGGCAACATCAGCAAACACGTCCTCCTGGCCCAGAAGGGCATCTCCGTGGAGGTGTTCCAGTTCATGCGCACCTGGGCAGATTTCGCCTTGGGCATGTCCTCGATCGACGGCGGGAGGATCGTTCGCAACCCGTGCCCGCCAATGCCGGAATCTCTTCCGAGGAGGCGGGACCTGGCGGCTCTGCCGGAAGGAATGGCGTCCGAGGACGGGCCAGTCATGTTGGGTATCAGCCAATTGGTTGGTTCCACACGGGTTAGCGACCAATCGGGGTCATACAGGTTGTCGGTCGTGAAGGATGGGAAACTGGAGGTTGGGGCAGAGCAGGAGATCAAGGCGGAGAGAAAGCGTCTGGTTCGGTACGAGATTCAGAGGCTGGTGGTGAAGACCGTGTTGTGGGCTGTGTCTGACCTCTCTCAGGATGATCTCCCTGACTGTGCCTGCTTCTTCTGATGTCCACCAGCATTCTCCACTTTCTGCAAGGGCCTCCAGAAATGCTGTAGTTACCCGGAAAGGATATGGacaaattattttttataatagtTACATAATTTATGAATATTTTTTGAAAATACAAGGCTAATTTAACACTGCAATAAATGCTGGACGAGTCAATATTCTTGTCGATTTTCTTATCGGTGTGCATGCCGTTTCTCATATGGCCACTAGATGACAGTCTGTTCTTATTATATGTAATGGGCTCAGTCTCATACTGTGGAATAGTAGAAATGCATATTGCACAGATGGAAAGTCCCTTCTTTTCTCGAACAGAAACTAACACTCCAAACGGCTGAACGAGAAGTAATGAGAAGTACCAAATAAGCTACATGGTACACGATGAGGGCGTgtgaaatgactaaatgactaaatgtggaAGACGATACACAACAGCTGTAATTAGGCCAAATTTATCAACAAAATATTAAAtgatgaaaaataaaaatagatCTACAACGCAGGATGGGAATTTAAATGGCTTACAGCTACATTTAATAAGAAACATGAAACAAAAAATCTTCATCCCTTTCGTATGACTTTAAATACATATAGCCTACCATTATAAAACTTTATAAATGACATTaacttttacacttttacatCTCATGAACCTTCACTGTAGTATCCATTTTGTCTCGTCCTCAGGTCGAGTCGATGGACATTTTGATTTGCCAGAATTCATTTGGTAAAATTGAAAGTGAAAGACATCTTCCCAACGCAAAACGTTGACACATTCAACCATTACAGCTTGCCGTACAGTGTTTGAATTTTCTAACTGGGGGGTAGGCCTACGCGAGTGAAAAAGTCACGTCGAATAACTAAGACTCTTACCTGAGCTTTTAGACTCGCCAAACGCAGACGGATTTTCTCATTTAAAGATGCTCCATTCCAGGCCCTGCCAACCCCCAAGTGGAGGTTTTTGCTTTGAAAATGCGCGCAGGTGAGTTTCGATCAAGATGTGTAATGAAAGTGAGAAGACTTACCGCAGTATCGTAGCTTTATAAGCTAACAGCAATTAATCACAGAAATATTTGATGACATTAACACACGTGTGCGTAGTGTACTATCTTAATTGAACTACCAGTAAGATAACTTAAGCTGTCACACCTATTGCCATCAGGGAAGTAGCCTAAACCCCATGGTCTAAAGTAGACTACACACTATTCTTTATTTGTTTGACAGGAATGCTGTGTTGGAGGGGAGCTTGTCAGAGCAAGGCCTCTCTGCACCCAAAGCCAGGAAGACGGGAACTACTATTGCTGGCATCATCTTCAAGGTGACAATCACAGGGAACTAAAGGGGAAGCCATGATTGACATCGGCAGCTAATTTAGCTTTGTTGCAGTGAACATTCTATTCATGGCCATTTCTAttctttttacatttatgcatttagcagacgcttttatccaaagcgacttccaagagaggaTTTTAATACAGGTATTGTAAATGATAACTTGGTTTTGTTAGGATCATCCATttcacattctctctttctccccttctctcggGCCTCAGGATGGGGTGATTCTTGGAGCGGACACCAGAGCCACAGACGACATGGTGGTGGCCGATAAGAACTGTATGAAGATCCACTACATCGCTCCGAACATCTAGTGAGTGATTCGGAGCCGCCCTGTACCCAGATTGAAAATGTGACTCTTTCTATTCTGTCCTTTTTGGCATAATGCGTTCATGAACTAAGAAATATGTATAGTCCATGGATCTGAGTATGTTCTACCCTACACTACTCCCTTGACTTAGCCCCTGAACCCATAAAGGAGGGGacggttgggggggggggggggggggggggttatagctcagtggtagggttagagcatttgactggagATTGAGTCTCTGTGGTCAAAACCCCCCCAATACGTCACTATAAGTATTGATGAAAGTGTCAAGAATCACGATACGTTACTCGGGTTTGTCCCCGTAGCCGTgagtgtgacctttgaccttctgCAGCTGCTGCGGGGCGGGCGTGGCCGCGGACGCCGAGGTCACCACGCAGATGATGTCGTCCAACGTGGAGCTGCACTCCCTCAGCACCGGGCGCCCGCCTCTCGTCGTCACGGTGACGCGGCAGCTGAAACAGATGCTGTTCAGGTGAGATTCaacgggagaggaagagagagagaaggacgtgCGAAAGAGAGAGTAGGTaggtgggggaggtgtgtgtgttcatgaaaGCTTGGTGTGACGGCTTGCTAGTCATCCAAGAGTGGAAATTTGCTTCATCGCTTAACCTGAAACTGAAATCAGAAATGACAAATGAATCAGTGTGAAAAAATCTACTGACACTTGAGGCCATCATACACTGCAGGCAAGCAATTCACGGGCGACCGACGCAGGAAAACTCACAAAATACAATCACTTCTGTTGTGTTGAATGGGCCAGCACAGTCAGCAAGCGATTGTTGCCCTTGCCTGACTAAAAAccaagtgttgtgtgtgtggtggcctgTAGAATTATCAGGAAAACCCTGTTCACATAAGTCGGACATATGAGGGCTAATGTTCCTGTGTAACTGTACGCCCTCTGGGTTTAAGGTACCAGGGTCATATCGGCTCATCTCTCATCGTTGGGGGAGTCGACGTGACTGGGGCACATCTCTTCAGCGTGTACCCTCACGGGTCGTACGACAAGCTGCCCTTCCTCACCATGGGTAAGCTTACCCTGGAGAACCACCTCTGGTCTGATCCTCTACCCCCTGTCCTCTTCCCTGTAGGACAGACAGGCAATCAGGCAGAATCTCATTCCTCATCTCAATTTAGGATCTGTTTACTGTTGGAAGGATAATATATATTTCACTTGTGGAGCCCAACTCGGCTTGGGTTTATATTAGAGTTCTCTGATTCGGAGGGCCACTTTTACTTGACCACATATTAAACTAGGATCAATATATGATATATTCAACATTGATTAGTCAGAGGAAGTGGAAAAGTCAAGATCTTGTCACATTGTTCAGATTCATTTCAGATCAATACAATACAAATTCATTCATaaagaacatttaaaaacaaaaaacattgacCAAAGTACTGCACAGACGAGTaaaaatcacaaaatacatgaaACACCAACCTAAACAAGACAGCCCACGGGAACAACAGGCCAGGCACAGGCCAAAAGTCAGCCAAATCAGGTTTCAGATGCTAGCCAATTAAAATAAGTCTTAAGTCTGGAATTAAAAGAGTCTATGGAATGCTGTTCCACACAGTCAGGGAGCAGCAACCACAAAGGTGTGGTCACCCCTGAGCATGAGTATACTGTTTCCTGCCAGGCACTGTAGACGACACCTTTACATCTCTCACAGTTACGTGTATTGGAAATCTCAGGATGGTCACATGTTCATTACAGGTTCGGGAGCTGCTGcagctgtctctgtctttgagGACAGGTACAAGTCAAACATGGAGGTGAGATACATTTCAGTTGTTCTGTAAaaacaagttgtttaactcaacgACAGATCATATTTGGTTCTGCCCTTgtatctcttctcctccacctgagtgagagagatactGGTTGTCAGACCATAAAATGATGAACAACAAATGAAAAGTTTGCCCACCTCTCATCCTCGCTTCCACTAtacctcatctcctctctcttcccctgctcccctccccctcgtccACCCTCTAtgtcctcccccatctcccctcctccctccctgcctccacacgcctctcctctctcccccccgcctctcctcctcctctttctttttctcttcccctttctcctctctccttccccctcctccctccgcaCATCCTGCCCTCCAGCTGGAGGAGGCTAAGTGTTTGGTGAGAGATGCTATCACCGCGGGGATCTTCTGTGATCTGGGATCAGGCAGCAACGTGGACCTGTGCATCATCACTCAGGCCGGCGTGACGTATCACAGGGCCTTTGACCAGCCCGTAAAGAAGGGGAAAAAGTGAGTTTGGATTGTTTTTTACTTGATTGATCATTGTCATTTTCCTATCAAAGCCTAAGTTTATTGACAT
This genomic window from Hypomesus transpacificus isolate Combined female chromosome 4, fHypTra1, whole genome shotgun sequence contains:
- the LOC124467101 gene encoding uncharacterized protein LOC124467101, with protein sequence MFFPSCIVTHRCVVKASDVKDWENTHMPSLMWSCGHSDGGPVGAELEGTQQRPLQGVQKPEAAALQCDPVPEEQSSVTMAALEQMTGIPAVLLRVAMKLISEVCEEMLMVLNSYRGRGHLVDLNTLITGRRDPDMPPAFKRWEDYTKDEYEMLFGRLTGLVLNQVLDVLAAECGGNISKHVLLAQKGISVEVFQFMRTWADFALGMSSIDGGRIVRNPCPPMPESLPRRRDLAALPEGMASEDGPVMLGISQLVGSTRVSDQSGSYRLSVVKDGKLEVGAEQEIKAERKRLVRYEIQRLVVKTVLWAVSDLSQDDLPDCACFF
- the psmb10 gene encoding proteasome subunit beta type-10, with product MLHSRPCQPPSGGFCFENARRNAVLEGSLSEQGLSAPKARKTGTTIAGIIFKDGVILGADTRATDDMVVADKNCMKIHYIAPNIYCCGAGVAADAEVTTQMMSSNVELHSLSTGRPPLVVTVTRQLKQMLFRYQGHIGSSLIVGGVDVTGAHLFSVYPHGSYDKLPFLTMGSGAAAAVSVFEDRYKSNMELEEAKCLVRDAITAGIFCDLGSGSNVDLCIITQAGVTYHRAFDQPVKKGKKEGQYKYKPGTTAVLTETITPLPLDVVEESVRLMDTQ